A genome region from Erwinia tasmaniensis Et1/99 includes the following:
- a CDS encoding prepilin peptidase, whose amino-acid sequence MLFVSILYSLVLAFNIPTLYQGAKVSVVENNIYFSKQDNSVSIKPFFATFIICAGVVPCWLVSHSYGLTFFIALFGSAAYIDYVTRWVPDILIFALSWIALSTVMPGEFDAAPVLVSAAVMVIPCLVVNVIAIMRCQRPALASGDIYLLPAIGVWLRPEWGAACLVTSFLLAGLGGLRYQNIPFVTVIYPVFVVAVICNAQ is encoded by the coding sequence ATGCTTTTTGTATCAATACTATATTCGCTAGTCTTGGCATTTAATATACCTACGCTATATCAAGGTGCCAAGGTTAGCGTAGTAGAAAATAATATCTATTTTAGTAAGCAGGATAACAGTGTCAGCATAAAACCCTTTTTTGCAACCTTTATCATTTGCGCCGGAGTGGTTCCGTGCTGGCTTGTTAGCCACAGCTACGGTTTAACTTTTTTTATCGCGCTTTTTGGCAGTGCAGCATATATAGACTATGTAACGCGCTGGGTGCCAGATATTCTCATTTTTGCGTTATCCTGGATTGCGTTAAGCACGGTGATGCCTGGCGAGTTTGATGCCGCACCTGTATTAGTTAGCGCTGCTGTTATGGTCATTCCGTGCCTGGTAGTTAATGTTATTGCAATTATGCGTTGCCAGCGACCAGCGCTGGCCAGCGGAGATATTTACCTTTTGCCTGCTATTGGCGTATGGCTAAGACCTGAATGGGGGGCAGCATGTCTTGTGACGAGCTTTTTACTCGCCGGATTAGGTGGGCTGCGTTATCAAAATATTCCGTTCGTAACCGTTATATATCCAGTTTTTGTAGTGGCAGTAATATGCAACGCACAGTGA
- a CDS encoding lytic transglycosylase domain-containing protein — translation MQRTVILILIVVGIFSCPLRAGANALTDITQCFRNAGERFSVDWRLLKAIAEVESSLNPGAIGLNRKAGVVVSEDVGMMQINSSWYPVLDKMGISRKELLNNPCQNIHVGAWILASNIMNNGVNWESVGAYNAGFKGANAPFRMRYAKKVYARYLVLIGSD, via the coding sequence ATGCAACGCACAGTGATATTGATATTGATTGTTGTGGGGATTTTCTCATGCCCCTTGCGGGCGGGTGCGAACGCATTAACTGATATTACACAATGTTTCAGAAACGCAGGTGAAAGGTTCAGCGTGGACTGGCGATTGCTTAAGGCTATCGCAGAAGTGGAAAGTTCACTCAATCCCGGAGCAATAGGGCTTAACAGAAAAGCAGGGGTCGTTGTCAGTGAAGACGTCGGTATGATGCAGATAAATTCGTCCTGGTATCCCGTACTTGATAAAATGGGGATTAGCAGAAAAGAATTACTTAATAACCCATGTCAGAATATACACGTGGGTGCGTGGATCTTAGCAAGTAATATTATGAATAACGGTGTTAACTGGGAATCCGTCGGAGCATATAACGCGGGTTTCAAAGGGGCAAACGCGCCTTTTCGTATGAGGTATGCAAAAAAGGTTTATGCGCGTTATTTAGTCTTGATTGGTTCTGATTGA
- a CDS encoding DNA topoisomerase 3, whose product MRLFIAEKPSLAKAIFEGLGGNPSTEKKNGYFQHGTDAVTWCVGHMLELFDPQDYDAKYGKWNFSDLPIKTVFPPKLKIKPQTASQTNILLSLIKDATTIVHAGDPDEEGCLLVDELLDYCGNKKPVERLLIVDLNLAPVQKALANMQHNVNFRGMTNSALARAIADQGFGYNLTRGFTLKGREKGYEGVLNVGRVQSATLGLINDRTLANQNHTVSYYYDVYGGIDINDHTVKAKYQVVESDQVDDKKRLISEAQAKHIAERIKDKKAVVTVVTTKPEHTAPPMPLDLGSLQIICAKKYGYSADETLDILQKLYETHKLVSYPRTNCSYLSDEHFYQALDTAKAIGQTMPELLGAVNGMNKDQRHKAFNTKKIEGEAHHALLPTQKNGANISLSPKERYVYNIIAIRFISLFYSDSVRNKTKVHFDIDKDTFTATQSVLVSKGWEVLGKTQDNDDEDKPDTTVITGLDLSTLKFSDTGMCENSEVDKKKTEPPKYFTESTLIAAMKNAGRFVKDPVLRKALDDKEGGGTLGTEATRAGILAKLAANTGLITIEKIKGYSEKIWKTTKQGQELCSKFPDEITQPDISAIWAEKQALIKAGEMSVAEFASFNDEYIKVIIDDLDKNGLNISANTHACPDCQKPMRKIKGANGEFWACSGFRADPQCKKTLPDFKGEPDFEGKGKAAAESKKAKDTKATTCPNCQKQLKRMKSKKAEGEFYWACAGVFDKSCVSFFPEVKGKPEIKKKAEAKKKS is encoded by the coding sequence ATGAGACTTTTCATTGCTGAAAAACCGTCTTTAGCTAAAGCCATTTTTGAAGGACTTGGGGGAAATCCAAGCACTGAAAAGAAAAATGGCTATTTTCAACACGGAACTGATGCCGTTACCTGGTGTGTTGGGCATATGCTGGAGTTGTTTGATCCACAGGATTATGATGCGAAGTACGGAAAATGGAATTTCTCAGACTTACCAATCAAAACTGTTTTCCCGCCAAAGCTAAAAATCAAACCTCAGACTGCCAGTCAGACAAATATTTTACTGTCGTTGATTAAAGATGCGACAACGATTGTACACGCAGGTGATCCAGATGAAGAAGGATGCTTGCTCGTTGATGAACTTCTTGATTACTGCGGGAATAAGAAACCAGTTGAGCGATTACTGATTGTTGACCTTAACCTTGCGCCCGTCCAGAAGGCCCTGGCTAACATGCAGCATAATGTCAATTTCCGGGGCATGACAAATAGCGCATTGGCTAGGGCAATAGCCGATCAAGGTTTCGGATACAACCTGACGCGCGGTTTCACTCTTAAAGGCCGTGAGAAGGGCTATGAGGGCGTTCTGAATGTAGGGCGTGTACAGAGCGCCACGTTAGGGTTGATCAACGATAGAACACTCGCTAACCAAAACCACACAGTCAGCTATTACTATGATGTATATGGCGGTATTGACATTAACGACCATACGGTCAAAGCGAAATATCAGGTTGTTGAAAGTGATCAGGTTGATGATAAGAAACGCCTGATTTCAGAAGCGCAGGCGAAGCACATAGCCGAGCGGATTAAAGATAAGAAAGCAGTGGTAACGGTTGTTACGACAAAACCGGAGCATACCGCGCCGCCAATGCCACTTGATTTAGGTTCACTCCAGATTATTTGCGCAAAAAAATACGGATACAGTGCCGACGAGACGCTCGACATACTTCAGAAACTTTATGAAACGCACAAGCTGGTCAGTTATCCGCGCACGAATTGCAGCTATCTTTCTGACGAGCATTTTTATCAGGCGCTGGATACAGCCAAAGCGATAGGTCAAACTATGCCTGAACTGCTGGGTGCTGTTAATGGTATGAATAAAGACCAGAGGCACAAAGCGTTCAACACTAAAAAAATTGAAGGTGAAGCGCACCACGCACTTCTGCCGACACAAAAAAACGGGGCTAATATTAGCCTTAGTCCAAAGGAAAGGTACGTATATAATATTATTGCTATTAGGTTTATATCGTTGTTCTATTCTGATTCTGTTAGGAATAAGACTAAAGTCCATTTTGATATTGATAAAGACACATTCACTGCAACTCAGAGCGTCTTGGTCAGTAAAGGGTGGGAAGTCCTGGGTAAAACCCAGGATAACGATGATGAAGATAAGCCTGATACTACGGTGATCACAGGACTGGATTTGTCTACTCTGAAATTCAGTGATACAGGCATGTGTGAAAATTCAGAAGTGGACAAAAAGAAGACCGAGCCACCTAAATATTTCACCGAGTCAACACTCATTGCTGCGATGAAAAATGCAGGCCGATTCGTTAAAGATCCCGTTCTGCGCAAAGCTCTTGATGATAAAGAGGGCGGGGGAACGTTAGGAACAGAAGCAACGAGGGCCGGGATACTCGCAAAACTCGCTGCGAATACTGGTTTAATTACCATTGAAAAAATTAAGGGGTATTCAGAAAAAATTTGGAAAACAACTAAGCAAGGCCAAGAACTTTGTTCGAAATTCCCTGATGAAATTACTCAACCTGATATATCTGCTATTTGGGCAGAAAAGCAGGCATTGATTAAGGCAGGTGAAATGTCAGTCGCTGAATTTGCAAGTTTTAATGATGAATATATAAAAGTCATTATCGACGATCTGGATAAAAACGGACTGAATATCTCGGCAAATACTCATGCCTGCCCTGACTGCCAAAAACCGATGCGTAAAATCAAAGGGGCCAACGGTGAGTTTTGGGCTTGTTCCGGGTTCAGGGCTGATCCACAGTGTAAGAAAACATTACCTGACTTCAAAGGCGAACCTGATTTTGAAGGGAAAGGGAAAGCCGCTGCGGAGTCAAAAAAGGCAAAGGATACCAAAGCGACAACCTGCCCTAATTGTCAGAAGCAGTTGAAGCGTATGAAAAGCAAAAAAGCTGAAGGTGAGTTTTATTGGGCTTGCGCAGGTGTTTTTGATAAGAGCTGCGTTTCATTCTTCCCTGAAGTGAAAGGTAAACCAGAAATCAAAAAGAAAGCGGAAGCTAAGAAAAAAAGCTGA
- a CDS encoding H-NS family histone-like protein has protein sequence MSSDSRHDAVTAVLSNIRSLRAYAREVDFEFLRDAVEKIHSVLAEREDEYKEEQRRKQDEVENLEKVKKYMVELGLDPALLTPSSVSPKRSGKNYRPVVPPKYRIKDTDGNTHEWSGRGKPPAAFKAALDAGRNKDDLLIDKAAE, from the coding sequence ATGAGTAGTGATTCACGTCATGATGCTGTAACGGCGGTACTTTCCAATATCCGTTCTTTGAGGGCATATGCACGCGAAGTAGATTTTGAGTTTTTACGTGATGCTGTAGAAAAGATTCATTCTGTTCTTGCTGAACGCGAAGATGAATACAAAGAAGAACAGCGTAGAAAACAGGATGAAGTAGAAAATCTGGAAAAAGTAAAAAAATACATGGTAGAACTGGGGTTAGACCCAGCCTTGCTGACTCCTTCAAGCGTTTCCCCTAAGCGGTCTGGTAAAAACTATCGACCTGTAGTTCCTCCAAAATATCGTATTAAGGACACTGATGGTAATACTCATGAATGGTCTGGTCGCGGTAAACCGCCAGCTGCTTTTAAAGCAGCGCTTGATGCTGGAAGAAATAAAGACGATCTCCTGATCGATAAAGCCGCTGAGTAA
- a CDS encoding addiction module antidote protein translates to MKLREYDIAEHLNSEEEMQMYLNEIMEDGEPSLVLSALGDIARARNMSQLSREVGMSREGLYHALSGKGNPTFSAMMKITKALGLKLHFTGA, encoded by the coding sequence ATGAAACTTAGAGAATATGACATTGCGGAACATTTGAATAGTGAAGAAGAAATGCAAATGTACCTCAATGAAATTATGGAAGATGGTGAACCGTCATTAGTTCTTTCCGCATTGGGTGATATTGCCAGAGCCAGAAACATGAGCCAGCTTTCAAGAGAAGTAGGAATGTCCAGAGAAGGGCTATATCATGCGCTATCAGGAAAAGGCAATCCAACATTCAGCGCTATGATGAAAATAACAAAAGCGCTAGGTTTAAAACTTCACTTCACAGGGGCATAA
- a CDS encoding type II toxin-antitoxin system RelE/ParE family toxin — protein sequence MITVLSTEIFDNWIDVLKDVRAKTKIQARIRRLKNGNSGDIEPVGEGFSEMRIHEGKGYRVYLKKHGKVIVVLLCGGDKSTQQKDILRAKAIYKEIEGEL from the coding sequence ATGATAACAGTATTAAGTACAGAAATATTTGATAACTGGATTGATGTCCTGAAAGATGTCAGGGCAAAAACAAAGATTCAGGCACGAATCCGCAGGCTAAAAAATGGAAATTCCGGCGATATTGAACCTGTGGGCGAAGGGTTTTCAGAAATGCGGATTCATGAAGGTAAAGGCTACAGGGTTTATCTGAAGAAACACGGTAAGGTCATTGTTGTTTTGTTGTGTGGTGGCGATAAAAGTACACAACAAAAAGATATACTCAGAGCTAAAGCCATTTACAAAGAAATCGAGGGGGAGCTATGA
- a CDS encoding helix-turn-helix domain-containing protein, whose product MNNEPSEVKRLRVKTGLTQSKAAELFGMSLSNWQRKESISGRVVPITASEFILLQLMAGEHPDYMLCKRDTLRP is encoded by the coding sequence ATGAATAATGAACCATCGGAAGTGAAACGATTAAGAGTAAAGACGGGTTTAACGCAAAGCAAAGCGGCTGAATTATTTGGTATGTCATTAAGTAATTGGCAGCGTAAAGAATCAATTTCTGGAAGGGTTGTACCAATTACTGCAAGTGAATTTATTCTTTTACAGTTAATGGCAGGTGAGCATCCCGATTATATGTTGTGCAAGCGCGACACGTTGCGCCCGTAA
- a CDS encoding J domain-containing protein, with the protein MNIQQALNIFGLSGELTEQDVKKAYKQAAFKFHPDKNRENPAAGEMMKAINAANDFLMQNIDRINEAQSSDDNARYNFGDELENVLNALQGMSGVIFEVAGNWIWISGDTKAHKDAIKALGCNWASKKQMWFYRPEEYKASRNRKEHSIDEIREIYGTTGQRSATGFKRVGTRA; encoded by the coding sequence ATGAACATCCAGCAAGCACTTAATATCTTCGGGCTTTCCGGTGAACTGACCGAACAGGACGTTAAAAAAGCCTACAAACAGGCCGCTTTTAAATTTCACCCTGATAAAAACCGCGAAAACCCCGCCGCTGGGGAAATGATGAAAGCCATCAACGCCGCAAATGATTTTTTGATGCAAAACATCGACCGCATCAATGAAGCTCAGAGCAGCGACGATAACGCCCGATACAACTTTGGGGACGAACTGGAAAACGTGCTCAATGCTTTACAGGGTATGTCTGGCGTGATTTTCGAGGTTGCAGGTAACTGGATTTGGATCAGCGGCGACACGAAAGCGCACAAAGATGCTATCAAGGCGCTGGGCTGCAATTGGGCGAGCAAAAAGCAAATGTGGTTTTACCGCCCTGAAGAATACAAGGCGAGCCGGAACCGTAAGGAACACAGCATCGACGAAATCCGCGAAATATACGGCACCACAGGCCAGCGGAGCGCAACCGGATTTAAACGGGTAGGAACCAGAGCATAA
- a CDS encoding tyrosine-type recombinase/integrase yields MSHLPAGNVQISRSVTVPGRVAGSWSLDAARTMRDYAAHLGAGLPKYLLAPEVGLLLSYIDDLTARMYFETLWNTGARLNEALALTPACFTLEPSRRHPQAVVMLKTLKQRNREAVRGRGRPAADADTLHPDPRYRKPPEPGIRIVPLLDAAYVQRMREYLATWRKRVKHVPVWEVRSRQTPLNWLNGAVSRAKSDGVTFTITVTPHTFRHSFAMHLLMSGVPEKTIQGLLGHRYARSTEVYTRVFSLDVLTGNGLSFSCDAQTARQMLKG; encoded by the coding sequence TTGAGTCACTTACCTGCCGGAAATGTTCAGATTTCACGTAGCGTCACCGTTCCGGGCCGTGTTGCCGGATCGTGGTCGCTCGATGCCGCCCGGACGATGCGCGATTACGCCGCGCACCTCGGCGCGGGTCTGCCGAAATACCTGCTTGCGCCGGAAGTCGGGTTACTGCTGTCGTATATCGACGATCTCACCGCCCGGATGTATTTTGAAACGCTGTGGAATACCGGGGCGCGACTCAACGAAGCGCTGGCGCTGACACCCGCCTGTTTTACGCTGGAGCCGTCACGCCGCCACCCGCAGGCGGTAGTGATGCTGAAAACCCTGAAACAGCGCAACCGCGAAGCCGTCCGGGGCCGTGGTCGTCCGGCGGCTGACGCCGACACCCTGCACCCCGATCCGCGCTACCGCAAACCGCCGGAACCCGGCATAAGAATCGTGCCGCTGCTCGATGCCGCTTACGTACAAAGGATGAGGGAATACCTCGCCACCTGGCGAAAGCGGGTTAAGCATGTTCCGGTGTGGGAAGTACGGTCACGGCAAACGCCGCTGAACTGGCTGAACGGCGCGGTGAGCCGCGCAAAAAGTGACGGGGTAACGTTTACGATTACGGTCACGCCGCACACGTTCCGGCACTCGTTCGCCATGCACCTGCTCATGAGTGGCGTACCGGAAAAAACCATCCAGGGGCTGCTGGGGCATCGCTATGCCCGGAGTACAGAAGTCTATACGCGGGTGTTCTCGCTCGATGTGCTAACCGGGAACGGGCTGTCATTCAGCTGTGACGCGCAGACGGCGCGGCAAATGCTGAAAGGGTGA
- the dinQ gene encoding damage-inducible type I toxin DinQ: MIDKIIMVLKAVIVFLELIRMFF; the protein is encoded by the coding sequence ATGATTGATAAAATCATCATGGTTCTGAAAGCGGTAATCGTCTTTCTTGAACTGATCCGCATGTTCTTCTGA
- a CDS encoding ParA family protein translates to MGKSLVVGSNKGGVGKTTTVVNLAVMLSVLYKIRVIILKTDKNPELMDWKEKRIAAGLTPIPIHEAYGRDVNKEIKRLQKMADVVIADCPGHDSAEFRSALTVADILVTLVKPSSRFETGTLSEVTEAVRTAQLQANGNPSLKPWVLMTRVKPNKVTDAIELEKELKSNEIWIQPLKTRLSDLDVYEGACNLGAGVHEISRAASLNKAKALLELMVKEIDLV, encoded by the coding sequence ATGGGCAAATCTTTAGTTGTCGGTTCAAACAAGGGGGGCGTAGGTAAAACAACGACCGTTGTAAATCTGGCGGTGATGCTGTCAGTTCTCTACAAAATTAGGGTTATAATTCTAAAAACAGACAAAAACCCGGAGCTTATGGACTGGAAAGAAAAGAGAATTGCGGCAGGTCTGACACCAATTCCTATCCATGAAGCATATGGTAGGGATGTGAACAAAGAGATCAAACGCCTGCAAAAAATGGCAGACGTGGTGATAGCAGACTGTCCTGGTCATGACAGTGCCGAGTTCCGAAGTGCGCTTACAGTTGCAGACATTCTGGTCACTCTGGTTAAGCCATCTTCAAGATTCGAAACAGGGACTTTAAGCGAAGTAACTGAAGCGGTACGTACTGCACAGTTGCAGGCTAATGGCAATCCTTCGCTTAAGCCCTGGGTGCTTATGACGCGCGTGAAGCCAAACAAAGTGACGGACGCAATCGAACTTGAGAAAGAACTGAAGAGTAATGAAATCTGGATACAACCACTTAAAACCAGATTATCCGATCTCGATGTGTATGAAGGTGCGTGCAACTTGGGCGCGGGTGTTCATGAGATTTCTCGCGCCGCCAGCCTGAACAAGGCTAAGGCTCTTCTAGAATTAATGGTAAAAGAGATTGATTTAGTTTAA
- a CDS encoding stability/ partitioning determinant, whose product MAGLKLKVPTIPVLIAAATNKNESEKNNNTNVARFISDGDRRPASGKALPKNFRLQQVFIDIMDEGATSTGLGHTDIVKASLAAFQQMDENQKNYWILESKKL is encoded by the coding sequence ATGGCTGGCTTAAAACTGAAAGTACCAACTATTCCCGTATTGATTGCAGCCGCAACTAACAAAAATGAAAGCGAAAAAAACAATAACACTAACGTGGCCCGATTCATTTCGGACGGAGATCGCCGCCCTGCTTCTGGTAAAGCTTTACCTAAGAACTTCAGGTTACAGCAGGTGTTTATTGACATCATGGATGAGGGAGCAACCAGTACCGGACTGGGGCATACTGACATTGTGAAAGCCTCACTTGCTGCATTTCAGCAGATGGATGAAAACCAGAAAAACTACTGGATTCTCGAATCTAAAAAACTGTGA
- a CDS encoding LPD7 domain-containing protein, with product MIIRISGGNDGVAEYLENGRKAERDFTRDELDYRLILDGNLDTTEKIIQSIDNSGQERYLHITLSFQESDVSHETLKAVTEEYKNLLMNAYDEDEYSFYAEAHLPKIKNITNNATGVLVERKPHIHIVIPETNLVTGKKLLPTGKVTITERYLDAIQEHVNYKFGLISPKDVTRVSDNNYANVLSRTKGDLYRERNSDFKKQILESITKNNITSFSQFGHYLKDYGEVKLRNAGKSTQYYAVKLEGDSKYTNLKSPLFSQQYVEKRELQIVKPTEKQVFQLINDWQQRVSHEVKYIYPKSEIVRTAYKSLSDEDKNTFLKERINSYEKERRFPSEKGRKEHQQRSFKQSAKPSLSRRANRLSYMPQRALVYGIRGSSRQPGREREGAGREASERLLSAYEHSYLGESGAESVHADQTMRRYDAGERSAQSRGIKSIQESSVLHEEFFQHLNEKAQDNEIETMREVRDNIDPERFLSTLSREYQLIAANYKITKAKDGSPRFQVGKRNMNASDFLTKHMNLSWNDSKAMLLKTYAEQQAKLPFEKALIRVSLTKEQARYRFDSLKEAQKELKNILTLNRSYLYNEIRVLRNQIYQVRGHEREVTRGLIVYHKLTGLETISEMDKKGRDFITDYHAIWNEDKDPMKALQKLKEIINFTDEENGVEAAETTLSIKSRVEAQKRVQELQRTRLKDLVLQKSQDKLVFLNPESEKPVFTDKGVRLIANKDASNEEIALMLEYAKEKFGGVLKLNGDDEFKTTCALIAAEKDMNIIIKPDEFNNLMKQHKADLVANHIQQAEQEHNKPMPDQTVEAGAEDLAENLHNTQQVVPAPVDEVKAIQVELDYSVLDRLDGFVKSLLLDAQDAHYGYLDNVTEEGTTYEVLGHTEGDTEDIFRLATFDNERDAQAFSDIANTLGKTKLAALIDEHQAIPSLIAEYAKKAESEELEFFVRDVELEITSKDMTLDEAKEYLEKEIVLMRTVKEDMHQDNENENVQD from the coding sequence ATGATTATTCGTATCAGTGGTGGTAATGATGGTGTTGCTGAGTATCTTGAAAATGGACGAAAGGCCGAGCGTGATTTTACTCGTGATGAACTCGATTATCGTTTGATACTCGATGGCAATCTTGACACTACCGAAAAAATCATTCAGTCAATAGATAACTCTGGTCAAGAACGCTATCTCCACATTACCCTTTCATTTCAGGAAAGTGATGTTTCCCATGAAACTCTAAAAGCCGTAACTGAAGAATACAAAAATCTGCTCATGAATGCCTATGACGAAGATGAGTATAGTTTCTATGCTGAAGCCCATTTACCAAAAATAAAAAACATTACAAATAATGCTACTGGTGTACTTGTGGAAAGAAAGCCTCATATTCACATTGTCATACCTGAAACGAATCTTGTTACAGGAAAAAAGCTTCTTCCGACAGGAAAAGTTACTATTACTGAGCGTTATCTAGATGCAATCCAAGAACATGTTAATTATAAGTTCGGTTTAATCAGTCCGAAAGATGTAACCCGAGTAAGTGATAATAACTACGCAAACGTTTTATCTCGCACTAAAGGCGATTTGTATCGAGAACGTAATTCTGATTTCAAAAAACAAATTCTGGAAAGTATCACGAAGAATAATATTACCAGCTTTTCTCAGTTTGGTCATTATCTTAAAGATTATGGCGAAGTTAAACTAAGAAATGCGGGTAAGAGCACGCAATACTATGCAGTTAAACTTGAAGGTGACTCGAAGTACACAAACCTTAAAAGTCCTCTTTTTTCTCAACAGTATGTTGAGAAACGTGAGCTTCAGATAGTTAAACCTACTGAAAAGCAGGTTTTCCAGTTAATTAATGACTGGCAACAGCGTGTATCCCATGAAGTAAAGTATATTTACCCTAAGTCCGAAATTGTACGCACAGCATATAAATCGCTTAGTGATGAAGACAAAAATACATTCCTAAAAGAGAGGATTAACAGCTATGAAAAAGAAAGAAGATTTCCTTCAGAGAAAGGACGGAAAGAGCATCAGCAGCGAAGTTTTAAACAATCTGCCAAGCCATCTTTATCCAGAAGAGCAAACCGCTTGTCATATATGCCCCAACGCGCTTTGGTTTACGGAATTAGGGGTAGTTCAAGACAGCCAGGTAGGGAGCGGGAGGGAGCCGGGAGAGAAGCATCTGAGCGTCTTTTGTCGGCTTATGAACACAGTTATTTGGGAGAGTCAGGGGCAGAAAGCGTTCATGCTGATCAAACAATGCGACGGTACGATGCCGGAGAACGATCCGCACAATCAAGAGGGATAAAGTCAATTCAGGAATCTTCAGTTCTGCATGAAGAGTTTTTCCAGCACCTTAACGAAAAAGCGCAGGACAACGAGATAGAGACTATGCGCGAGGTCAGGGATAATATAGACCCTGAACGGTTCCTGTCTACATTATCCCGAGAGTATCAGTTAATAGCCGCTAATTACAAAATTACGAAAGCTAAGGATGGATCACCGCGCTTCCAAGTTGGTAAGCGTAATATGAATGCTTCTGATTTTTTGACAAAACATATGAATCTTTCCTGGAATGATTCAAAAGCTATGCTGTTAAAAACGTATGCTGAACAGCAAGCAAAATTGCCGTTTGAAAAAGCGTTAATCCGAGTGTCTTTAACTAAAGAACAAGCAAGATATAGATTTGATTCTCTAAAGGAAGCACAAAAAGAACTAAAAAATATCCTTACACTTAACCGTAGTTATTTGTATAATGAAATTAGAGTTTTGCGTAACCAAATTTATCAGGTTCGCGGTCATGAAAGAGAAGTGACCCGTGGTTTGATTGTTTATCACAAACTTACTGGTCTGGAAACTATTTCTGAAATGGATAAAAAAGGACGTGATTTTATCACGGATTATCATGCTATCTGGAATGAGGATAAAGACCCTATGAAAGCGCTTCAAAAACTTAAAGAAATAATTAACTTTACTGATGAAGAAAACGGAGTAGAGGCCGCTGAAACCACTCTATCAATCAAATCGCGTGTTGAGGCACAAAAACGTGTACAGGAATTGCAACGTACCCGTCTCAAAGATTTGGTTCTTCAAAAATCACAGGATAAACTTGTTTTCCTTAATCCTGAAAGCGAAAAACCTGTTTTCACTGATAAAGGTGTGCGTCTTATTGCCAACAAAGATGCCAGTAACGAAGAGATCGCTCTTATGCTGGAGTACGCCAAAGAGAAATTCGGCGGTGTCCTTAAACTTAATGGTGATGATGAGTTTAAGACAACATGCGCACTTATTGCTGCCGAGAAAGACATGAACATCATTATCAAGCCTGATGAGTTCAATAATTTAATGAAACAGCATAAAGCCGATCTCGTTGCTAACCACATCCAGCAGGCAGAGCAAGAACATAATAAGCCAATGCCTGATCAAACCGTTGAGGCTGGAGCTGAAGATCTGGCAGAAAATTTACACAATACTCAGCAGGTTGTGCCTGCGCCTGTGGATGAAGTAAAGGCCATTCAGGTTGAACTAGATTATAGTGTGCTCGACAGATTAGACGGCTTTGTTAAATCGCTGCTGCTCGATGCTCAGGATGCACACTATGGCTACCTAGATAACGTGACGGAAGAAGGTACAACCTACGAAGTCTTAGGTCACACTGAAGGTGACACTGAAGACATCTTCAGGCTTGCTACTTTTGACAATGAACGGGATGCACAAGCGTTTTCAGACATCGCAAATACATTGGGTAAAACCAAGCTTGCGGCTCTTATCGATGAGCACCAGGCCATCCCTTCTCTTATTGCTGAATACGCAAAAAAAGCGGAATCTGAAGAGCTGGAGTTCTTCGTTCGTGATGTAGAACTGGAGATAACCAGTAAAGATATGACGCTGGATGAAGCTAAAGAGTATCTCGAGAAAGAGATCGTTCTAATGAGAACGGTTAAAGAAGACATGCACCAGGATAATGAGAACGAAAACGTTCAAGACTGA
- a CDS encoding DUF6290 family protein produces MAVDRKHVISVRMTEEEYEPFKKILESTEISKSEFFRLVMLNRLADLPSKPKVTSDYKKCLFYFNKTSNNINQLAKRINIDAKNGGMTDATYRRFMNTLISISNLLSGSLK; encoded by the coding sequence ATGGCAGTAGATCGAAAACACGTAATCTCAGTGCGCATGACAGAGGAAGAGTATGAACCATTCAAAAAAATCCTCGAATCAACGGAAATCTCTAAGTCAGAGTTCTTTCGATTGGTTATGCTTAATCGTCTTGCCGATTTGCCATCAAAACCTAAAGTTACTTCTGACTACAAAAAGTGTCTTTTCTACTTCAACAAGACGAGTAATAACATCAATCAACTTGCGAAACGTATCAACATCGACGCAAAAAATGGTGGTATGACCGATGCAACCTATCGTCGTTTTATGAATACGCTGATCTCTATCAGTAACTTACTCTCTGGATCACTGAAATGA